Within the Paenibacillus sp. AN1007 genome, the region AGTCGGCGTGAAACGTAGTTTCAAATCTCTGATTTCCTTTTTCTCTGAAAGCTGGGCTGAACTTAAAAAGGTTCGCTGGCCTAATCGTAAAGAGCTGACGAACTACACGTTAATCGTACTTGGTACTGTTGTGGTTATGACGCTGTTTTTTTGGGTCGTAGATATCGGCATCTCCGCTGTGATCGAAGCGATTATTTAAGAAGGGTCCCAGGTGGCTTGATATGGAAAAAAGATGGTACGTCGTTCATACCTATTCAGGGTATGAAAATAAGGTCAAAGCCAATTTGGAAAAACGCGTAGAGTCCATGGGCATGGAAGACAAGATTTTCCGCGTTCTTGTTCCGATGGAAGAAGAAGTGGTGAACAAAGACGGTAAGAAAAAAACCGTTATGCGTAAAGTTTACCCCGGTTATGTCTTGGTCGAAATGGTTCAGACGGATGATTCTTGGTATGTTGTTCGCAATACACCGGGTGTTACCGGCTTTGTCGGTTCGACAGGTTCCGGTTCCAAACCAACAGCTCTGCTGCCAGAAGAAGTGGAACAAATTCTGAAGCACATGGGTATGGTTGAACCTAAGCCTAAAATTGAATTCGATATTAAGGAATCCGTACGAATCAAAGTCGGTCCTTTTGCGAATTTTGTGGGCTCCGTGGAAGAGATTTTGGTAGACAAAAGCAAGCTGAAGGTACACGTCAACATGTTTGGACGGGAAACGCCGCTTGAGTTGGAATACACCCAAGTGGAGAAGATATAGTTTCTTCAAGTTTCTTGTGGGAGGGCTGTGAAGCCCGCTAACCACTATTTTGCAAGGAGGTGTCAATCATGGCAAAAAAGGTAATCAAAATGGTAAAACTGCAGATTCCAGCAGGTAAAGCGAATCCAGCACCGCCAGTAGGTCCGGCATTGGGTCAAGCAGGTGTCAACATCATGGCATTCTGTAAAGAGTTCAACGCTCGTACAGCTGATCAGGCGGGATTGATCATTCCAGTTGAAATCTCTGTATTCGAGGACCGTTCCTTTACATTCATCACTAAAACTCCACCGGCGGCAGTTCTGTTGAAAGTGGCAGCGAAAG harbors:
- the secE gene encoding preprotein translocase subunit SecE gives rise to the protein MKRSFKSLISFFSESWAELKKVRWPNRKELTNYTLIVLGTVVVMTLFFWVVDIGISAVIEAII
- the rplK gene encoding 50S ribosomal protein L11, translated to MAKKVIKMVKLQIPAGKANPAPPVGPALGQAGVNIMAFCKEFNARTADQAGLIIPVEISVFEDRSFTFITKTPPAAVLLKVAAKVEKGSGEPNKKKVATVKRDAVRQIAETKMPDLNAADVESAMRMVEGTARSMGITIED
- the nusG gene encoding transcription termination/antitermination protein NusG, with the protein product MEKRWYVVHTYSGYENKVKANLEKRVESMGMEDKIFRVLVPMEEEVVNKDGKKKTVMRKVYPGYVLVEMVQTDDSWYVVRNTPGVTGFVGSTGSGSKPTALLPEEVEQILKHMGMVEPKPKIEFDIKESVRIKVGPFANFVGSVEEILVDKSKLKVHVNMFGRETPLELEYTQVEKI